Proteins from one Chroococcidiopsis sp. CCMEE 29 genomic window:
- a CDS encoding pentapeptide repeat-containing protein → MKLGILTATAIISTIGITVPAQAEDPVHVRQLLATRECMGCDLSGADLSGAHLIGADLRNADLSEANLTNANLEGADLNGATLKGANLTRVFASDASLVNTNLTGVNFSGARLYTADMDGAILGGANFSGAKVYGVDLSRYGTDRQ, encoded by the coding sequence ATGAAATTAGGGATTTTAACTGCCACAGCCATAATTAGTACAATTGGCATAACAGTTCCGGCTCAAGCCGAAGATCCCGTGCATGTCAGGCAGTTGTTAGCAACTAGAGAATGCATGGGGTGTGATTTATCAGGGGCAGACTTGAGCGGTGCTCATTTAATTGGTGCTGACTTGAGGAATGCTGATTTATCTGAAGCTAACCTAACTAATGCCAATTTAGAAGGTGCGGATTTAAATGGTGCCACCTTAAAAGGTGCAAATTTGACGCGAGTTTTTGCAAGTGACGCGAGCTTAGTTAATACAAATCTTACAGGCGTTAACTTCAGTGGCGCTCGACTTTATACGGCAGATATGGATGGCGCAATTTTAGGCGGTGCTAACTTCAGTGGCGCTAAAGTTTATGGTGTTGATTTGTCTCGCTATGGTACAGATAGGCAATAG
- a CDS encoding non-ribosomal peptide synthetase — MAAKFQTVHSKMAQEEVFVFPASFAQQRLWFLNQLAPENPFYNVSAGIRLCGKVNLTALEQTFNEIARRHESLRTTFALVEGQLMQIIVPHVNLPLTTIDLQAIPANERERIAKQLAIQEAQRPFNLTTGPLLHLKVLTLQETEAILLLMLHHIVADGWSLGVLLRELGTLYAAFSLGQPSPLPELPIQYADFAQWQRQWLQGNVLESQLAYWRQQLKQMPVLELPSDRPRPPVPTYRGATQPFALSQPLTQAIEVLSQQEQASLFMTLLAAFQTLLYRYTGQTDIAVGSLIANRPRRELEGLIGFFVNSLVLRTDLSGNPTFRELLSRVRDVAFGAYAHQDLPFEQLVQELTPQRDLSRHPLFQVAIALQNTPIDALALAGLQLEQFEFDSGTARLDLELQLWQSPAGLQGQITYSTDLFEQTTIARMLGHFQTLLQGIVCNPEQRIAELTLLTAAEQQLLIEWNDIRQGVGDRQCFHRRFEAQAQLTPDAIAVVCEDEQLTYQGLSARSNQLAHYLQTLGAGPEVLVGICVERSCEMIVAVLAILKAGSAYVPFDPTYPPARLEFMLEDTQVPIIVTQEQWQATFAERSLPVCLDRDAAAIAQQPQHNVTSTVTSTNLAYAIYTSGSTGKPKGVLIEQRGLTNLAHAQRQVFDLQSSDRILQFASLSFDASIFEIVMALQVGATLYLAKQESRLGTALVKFLQKNAITTVTLPPTVLRGLPVADLPALKTIISAGEACSSEVVAGWAGFGRRFFNAYGPTEATVWSTVAEIGHSGIKPPLGRAIANTQLHVLDADLQPVAVGIPGELYIGGDSLARGYLNRPELTAERFIPNPFGETSALMSANRLYKTGDLVRYHSDGSLEFLGRIDDQVKIRGYRIELGEIETVLSQHPAIQETAVAVHEDRGVNQRLVAYIVFKVEKLTPTELRHYLQEKLPEYLIPSAFVVLELLPLTPNGKIDRNTLRCLHPPAEQRDTLVTPRTPTEEKLAKLWAQVLGLEQVSVDDNFFTVGGDSLLAMQLIEQVQQQFQQEFPLSNLFLAPTIAQLATLLGQPLASTSSTASDWSPLVPLQPAGSNRPFFCVHPVFGVVFPYYELARQLGTDQPFYGLHPVGLTGKQPPYTQIKDMAAAYLQALRQVQPQGPYLLGGWSFGGLVAFEMAQQLQSVGQQVALLALIDTLAPVPQNAPSLYDGLKFFLTTAIKSAPPFLLDYVSLLTTLRQHQSDRRSNDFEQSNSVLPQISKFKFWHWLQWAAIVKLLPEVSKLRVLDELTVLPLLRVFYANSQAAARYTPKAYADKITLFRTAQPLGKVPQDTTLGWSQLTAAEVEIHQVPGNHLSMMKKPYVQVLAEQLRHCIDQVS, encoded by the coding sequence TTGGCTGCAAAGTTTCAAACAGTTCACTCCAAAATGGCTCAGGAAGAAGTCTTTGTCTTTCCAGCCTCATTCGCGCAGCAGCGATTGTGGTTCCTCAACCAGTTGGCACCTGAAAATCCCTTCTACAATGTGTCCGCCGGAATTCGCTTATGTGGAAAAGTAAATCTGACTGCGCTAGAGCAAACCTTCAACGAGATAGCCCGTCGTCATGAGTCGCTCCGCACTACCTTTGCCTTGGTTGAAGGGCAACTCATGCAAATCATTGTGCCTCATGTCAATCTGCCCCTGACCACAATTGATCTGCAAGCCATTCCAGCTAACGAACGAGAACGGATCGCAAAGCAATTGGCAATCCAGGAAGCTCAACGTCCGTTTAATTTAACTACGGGACCTTTGCTGCACCTGAAAGTGCTGACACTGCAGGAAACTGAAGCGATCCTGCTGCTGATGCTGCATCATATTGTTGCCGATGGTTGGTCGCTGGGCGTGCTGTTGCGTGAACTGGGCACCCTTTACGCGGCTTTTAGTTTGGGTCAGCCCTCGCCCCTGCCAGAATTACCGATTCAATATGCAGATTTTGCCCAGTGGCAACGCCAGTGGTTGCAAGGAAATGTGTTGGAGTCCCAACTTGCCTACTGGCGGCAGCAGCTCAAGCAGATGCCCGTGCTGGAATTACCGAGCGATCGCCCACGGCCGCCCGTACCCACCTATCGCGGGGCAACCCAACCGTTTGCCCTATCGCAACCCTTGACACAGGCGATCGAGGTCTTGAGTCAACAGGAACAAGCATCCCTGTTCATGACGTTACTCGCTGCCTTCCAAACCTTACTCTACCGTTACACCGGACAAACGGATATTGCGGTGGGATCGCTGATCGCCAACCGCCCCCGCCGGGAACTGGAAGGCTTGATTGGCTTCTTCGTCAACAGTTTGGTACTGCGAACCGATCTCTCTGGCAATCCCACATTTCGCGAGTTATTGAGTCGCGTGCGAGACGTCGCTTTTGGTGCCTATGCCCATCAAGACTTACCGTTTGAACAATTAGTCCAAGAACTGACCCCCCAGCGAGATCTAAGCCGTCATCCCCTGTTTCAAGTCGCGATCGCCCTGCAAAATACGCCCATAGATGCCCTGGCGTTAGCCGGACTGCAATTGGAGCAGTTTGAGTTCGACAGCGGCACTGCCCGGTTAGATTTGGAGTTGCAGTTGTGGCAGAGTCCAGCAGGTCTGCAAGGGCAGATTACATACAGCACAGACTTGTTCGAGCAGACGACGATCGCGCGCATGCTGGGACACTTCCAAACCCTCCTGCAAGGGATTGTCTGCAACCCGGAACAACGGATAGCTGAGCTGACATTACTAACCGCAGCCGAACAACAGCTCTTGATTGAGTGGAATGACATCCGCCAAGGCGTTGGCGATCGCCAGTGCTTTCATCGCCGTTTTGAAGCTCAGGCACAATTAACTCCAGATGCGATCGCTGTCGTCTGTGAAGATGAGCAACTCACTTATCAAGGGTTAAGTGCCCGCAGCAACCAACTCGCCCACTACTTGCAAACGTTGGGAGCGGGTCCGGAGGTTTTAGTCGGGATCTGTGTTGAGCGATCGTGCGAGATGATCGTTGCAGTGCTCGCCATTCTCAAAGCGGGCAGCGCTTATGTCCCTTTCGATCCGACCTATCCGCCAGCTCGCTTGGAATTCATGCTGGAAGATACTCAAGTGCCGATCATCGTTACACAGGAACAATGGCAGGCAACCTTTGCCGAGCGATCCTTACCAGTATGCCTAGATCGAGATGCAGCGGCGATCGCCCAACAACCGCAACACAACGTTACCAGTACAGTCACCAGCACCAACCTAGCTTATGCGATCTATACCTCTGGCTCAACCGGCAAACCGAAAGGTGTCCTGATTGAGCAGCGTGGCTTAACTAATCTGGCTCACGCCCAACGCCAAGTCTTCGATCTGCAATCAAGCGATCGCATTCTGCAATTTGCCTCCCTCAGTTTCGATGCTTCCATCTTTGAAATTGTCATGGCATTACAGGTCGGTGCCACGCTCTATCTGGCTAAACAGGAATCGCGTTTAGGAACCGCCCTGGTCAAGTTCTTGCAGAAAAACGCCATCACGACCGTTACCTTACCACCGACGGTGCTACGAGGGCTACCTGTTGCCGACCTGCCTGCCCTCAAAACCATTATCAGTGCTGGAGAAGCCTGTTCGTCTGAGGTTGTGGCTGGTTGGGCTGGTTTCGGTCGCCGCTTCTTTAACGCCTACGGTCCCACGGAAGCAACTGTCTGGTCTACCGTGGCGGAAATTGGCCATAGCGGCATAAAACCTCCTCTGGGAAGGGCGATCGCCAATACCCAACTCCACGTTCTGGATGCTGATTTACAACCTGTTGCTGTGGGCATTCCTGGAGAACTCTACATTGGTGGAGATAGCTTAGCGCGAGGCTATCTGAACCGCCCTGAATTGACGGCAGAGCGATTTATTCCCAACCCATTTGGTGAAACCTCAGCACTCATGTCGGCAAATCGTCTCTACAAAACCGGAGACCTGGTTCGCTATCACTCAGATGGCAGCCTAGAATTTTTAGGACGGATTGACGATCAAGTCAAAATTCGCGGTTACCGGATCGAGCTAGGAGAGATTGAAACTGTCCTCTCCCAGCATCCAGCAATTCAAGAGACCGCTGTGGCTGTCCATGAGGATAGGGGTGTAAATCAGCGGCTAGTTGCCTATATCGTCTTTAAGGTGGAAAAGCTTACCCCGACCGAACTGCGTCATTACTTGCAAGAAAAGTTGCCGGAGTATCTCATTCCCTCAGCCTTTGTGGTGTTAGAGTTACTTCCATTGACACCGAATGGAAAAATCGACCGCAATACCTTACGTTGTCTGCACCCCCCCGCAGAGCAAAGGGACACCTTGGTTACTCCGCGGACGCCAACCGAAGAAAAGCTAGCAAAGCTTTGGGCGCAAGTTCTCGGTTTGGAACAAGTCAGCGTTGACGATAACTTTTTTACAGTTGGGGGAGATTCGCTGTTGGCAATGCAACTAATTGAGCAAGTGCAGCAGCAGTTTCAGCAAGAATTTCCCTTGTCTAACTTGTTTCTGGCTCCCACAATCGCCCAACTTGCAACCCTGCTTGGCCAACCCCTTGCAAGCACCAGCTCTACAGCTTCGGATTGGTCACCCTTAGTTCCTCTGCAACCTGCTGGTTCAAACAGACCCTTCTTTTGCGTCCATCCCGTCTTTGGCGTGGTCTTTCCCTACTACGAATTAGCACGTCAGCTAGGTACCGATCAACCCTTCTATGGCTTACATCCTGTTGGTCTGACTGGCAAACAACCGCCCTACACACAGATTAAAGACATGGCGGCTGCATACCTCCAAGCCTTACGACAAGTTCAGCCCCAAGGTCCCTATTTATTGGGAGGATGGTCTTTCGGGGGACTAGTTGCCTTTGAAATGGCTCAGCAACTCCAAAGCGTTGGACAGCAAGTTGCTCTGCTGGCTCTGATTGACACTTTAGCTCCCGTGCCTCAGAACGCACCTTCTTTGTATGATGGTTTGAAGTTTTTTCTGACCACTGCGATTAAATCTGCACCACCCTTTCTGCTAGATTATGTTTCTCTATTGACTACACTGCGTCAGCACCAGAGCGATCGCCGTTCTAACGATTTTGAACAATCTAATTCTGTACTGCCACAAATCAGCAAGTTTAAGTTTTGGCATTGGTTGCAGTGGGCAGCGATCGTCAAACTTCTACCTGAAGTATCCAAGCTAAGAGTGTTGGATGAATTAACTGTTCTGCCCCTGTTGCGTGTATTTTATGCCAATAGTCAAGCGGCTGCTCGCTACACTCCAAAAGCTTATGCCGACAAAATCACCCTGTTTAGAACTGCTCAACCACTCGGAAAGGTTCCGCAGGACACAACGTTAGGCTGGAGTCAGCTGACTGCAGCAGAAGTCGAGATTCACCAAGTCCCTGGAAATCATTTATCAATGATGAAAAAACCTTATGTTCAAGTTCTGGCTGAACAGCTTCGCCACTGTATCGACCAGGTGTCTTGA
- a CDS encoding chromophore lyase CpcT/CpeT produces MTHSTDIVTLARWMAADFSNQEQAFENPPFFAHIRVCMRPLALEILSGVSFYVEQAYDYMLNDPYRVRVLKLIDAGDRLEIENYTVKQEEQFYGAARDLKRLKTLASDRLEKLPGCNMIVEWTGHSFKGHVEPGKGCIVTRQGKKTYLDSEFEIDQDKFISLDRGRDPESDEHVWGSVAGPFHFVRWNSFADEVKVT; encoded by the coding sequence ATGACTCATTCTACAGACATCGTAACTTTAGCTCGCTGGATGGCAGCAGACTTTAGCAATCAGGAACAAGCTTTTGAGAACCCTCCCTTTTTTGCTCACATTCGCGTTTGTATGCGTCCCCTTGCCCTAGAAATCCTATCAGGGGTTAGCTTCTATGTGGAACAAGCTTATGATTATATGCTGAATGACCCGTACCGAGTGCGGGTGCTAAAGTTGATTGACGCGGGCGATCGCCTAGAAATCGAAAACTACACCGTCAAGCAAGAAGAACAGTTTTATGGTGCTGCTCGCGATCTTAAACGCCTCAAAACCCTAGCCTCCGATCGCTTGGAGAAATTACCGGGGTGCAACATGATTGTTGAGTGGACAGGACACAGCTTTAAAGGTCACGTTGAACCTGGAAAAGGCTGCATTGTGACGCGCCAAGGCAAAAAAACCTATCTTGATAGTGAATTTGAGATCGACCAAGACAAATTTATCAGCCTTGACCGAGGACGCGATCCAGAAAGCGATGAGCATGTCTGGGGTTCTGTTGCTGGTCCGTTTCACTTTGTCCGCTGGAACAGTTTTGCTGATGAGGTCAAAGTTACATAA
- a CDS encoding Uma2 family endonuclease, whose translation MSVSIPIQAIELTPGSQISIHNLSWQDFETILTTLGEKRSTRVAYYRGILEIMSPLAIHERPHRIIAYIVTAILEAQGRDWDDFGSTTFKRPEIAGVEPDTCFYIQNASRMQGCTNMDLAFYPPPDLAIESDVTSKTTLDAYTALGVPEVWIYSNQLLIIHILEDGGYVQSPISSIFPNLPVTQLIPQLVQKAIDEGTSKMLRDLKTQLRQT comes from the coding sequence ATGAGCGTAAGCATTCCCATTCAAGCGATTGAACTCACACCCGGCAGCCAGATTAGCATCCATAACTTATCCTGGCAAGACTTTGAAACAATCCTCACCACTTTAGGAGAAAAGCGTAGCACTCGCGTAGCTTACTACCGAGGCATTTTAGAAATTATGTCTCCTCTAGCAATTCATGAAAGACCCCACCGCATTATTGCTTACATTGTTACAGCAATCCTTGAAGCTCAAGGGCGAGATTGGGATGATTTCGGCTCAACTACATTCAAGCGTCCAGAAATAGCCGGAGTTGAACCAGATACTTGCTTTTACATCCAAAATGCCAGCCGCATGCAAGGATGCACAAATATGGATTTAGCCTTCTATCCGCCGCCCGATCTAGCAATTGAATCTGACGTAACTTCAAAAACTACCCTAGACGCTTACACAGCCCTGGGCGTTCCCGAAGTCTGGATTTACAGCAACCAGCTACTGATTATTCACATTCTTGAAGATGGCGGCTACGTCCAATCTCCTATCAGCTCGATTTTTCCTAACCTGCCCGTGACTCAACTCATTCCCCAATTAGTGCAAAAAGCGATTGACGAGGGAACAAGTAAAATGCTGCGGGACTTAAAAACCCAACTACGCCAAACCTAA
- a CDS encoding tetratricopeptide repeat protein, producing the protein MALTAAMFWLWLGGGALVLADSKPNPDKTFVNPLEITTPDPLLPQSDQPLTPQEQLKLKAALDELNQQAAAKLATGDRMGAFDTWNRELRLRRALGPLEEVEALGRVGAIAWREKQRTEVQVITKRLQAIQQQTTSQPTVNLQLLRSLGVAFQQVREPKSAIAVYEQILAAARQQKDAAAVETTLSTIAELHLSWFDYPQAAATYEELLGLARARSDHNRVVTYLQQLAYIYEKARQHQQALTVRQQLAELYLNEKQFTLLPALRLEIGADYEALGQLQEAFRNYQEAYSSAWSLQRYSLASDALRQLIALYRSQGQIDEALQTSQILLETDQRAYNFYGMMTTYDQIGQLYLSRGNYSEALAAFQKGLELAQQLKYQETHFAQQIAQVNQQISK; encoded by the coding sequence ATGGCACTTACTGCTGCTATGTTTTGGCTGTGGTTGGGTGGTGGTGCCCTAGTGCTGGCAGATAGTAAGCCTAACCCAGATAAAACTTTTGTCAATCCGTTGGAAATTACCACGCCTGATCCACTATTACCCCAATCAGACCAACCTTTAACCCCACAGGAACAGCTAAAACTTAAGGCGGCACTGGATGAATTGAATCAACAAGCTGCAGCTAAGCTGGCAACAGGGGATAGGATGGGAGCCTTTGACACTTGGAACCGGGAACTGCGCTTGCGACGGGCACTAGGTCCCCTGGAAGAGGTAGAAGCCTTAGGACGTGTAGGTGCGATCGCTTGGCGCGAAAAGCAGCGGACAGAAGTGCAAGTTATTACCAAGCGACTACAGGCGATTCAGCAACAAACAACATCCCAACCAACGGTTAATTTACAACTCCTGCGATCGCTAGGGGTTGCTTTTCAACAAGTGCGAGAGCCTAAATCGGCGATAGCAGTTTATGAACAAATTCTAGCGGCGGCGCGACAGCAGAAAGATGCAGCAGCAGTAGAGACGACACTGAGTACAATTGCGGAATTACATCTGAGTTGGTTCGACTATCCGCAAGCAGCTGCTACTTATGAAGAATTGTTGGGTTTAGCCAGGGCAAGGAGCGATCATAATCGCGTAGTGACGTATCTGCAACAGCTGGCTTACATCTATGAGAAAGCAAGACAGCACCAGCAAGCATTAACAGTCAGGCAACAGTTAGCAGAACTTTACCTGAATGAAAAACAATTTACCTTATTACCAGCCCTGCGACTAGAGATTGGAGCCGATTACGAAGCTTTAGGGCAGCTACAGGAAGCATTTCGCAACTATCAAGAAGCTTATTCTTCAGCCTGGTCATTACAGCGGTATTCCCTTGCCAGCGATGCATTGCGGCAATTGATTGCTCTCTATCGCTCCCAAGGACAGATTGATGAGGCTTTACAAACAAGTCAAATTCTTTTAGAGACCGATCAACGTGCCTACAATTTCTATGGAATGATGACTACCTATGACCAAATTGGACAGCTCTATTTAAGTCGTGGTAACTACTCTGAGGCTCTAGCGGCATTTCAAAAGGGGCTGGAATTGGCACAACAGCTAAAGTATCAGGAAACTCATTTTGCTCAACAGATTGCACAAGTGAATCAGCAGATTTCCAAATAG
- a CDS encoding FGGY family carbohydrate kinase: MSQTYFIGVDIGTTSTKAIVFSSSGAIKGMGNRGYNILVPKPTWAEQDPEDIFAAVIAAIRAAVEQADVLKQAIAAVGFGTAMHTLIAMDAKNYPLTNSIIWADNRSIAQTEKLRQDGIGHDLYLRTGTPIHPMSPLLKLMWMRESDPDTFHKAAKFVSIKEYIFYQLFERYLVDYSIASATGLFNLKQLNWDKEAIAIAGIRLEQLSELVPTTYILCGLKVRHAEAMGLAPDTPIVIGANDGVLANLGVGAIAPDQTAITIGTSGAVRTVSHQPITDPQGRTFCYALTENHWVIGGPTNSGGIVLRWFRDEFSSPEVERAKQLGVDPYEVMIQAAAKVPAGAEGLLCLPFLSGERAPYWNAKARGVFFGVGLHHKREHFIRAVLEGVLFAVYSVNVVLQELTGELSEIRASGGFARSKEWRQMMADLFGYEVLMPEVYEASGFGAAVLAMYAIGAIAELSDVQQLIRISYRHQPDLHLSRTYHELFSLYESIYHSLADKFSLNSTSQ; encoded by the coding sequence ATGAGCCAGACCTACTTTATCGGCGTTGATATTGGCACCACCAGCACCAAGGCAATTGTGTTTTCATCATCCGGTGCGATCAAAGGCATGGGCAATCGGGGGTATAACATTCTGGTACCCAAGCCAACATGGGCAGAGCAAGATCCAGAGGACATTTTTGCGGCAGTCATTGCAGCCATCCGAGCAGCGGTAGAGCAAGCTGATGTATTGAAACAGGCAATTGCTGCGGTTGGCTTTGGTACAGCAATGCACACCTTAATTGCAATGGATGCCAAAAACTATCCCTTAACGAACAGCATTATCTGGGCTGATAATCGCAGCATTGCTCAGACTGAAAAACTCAGGCAGGATGGAATTGGGCACGATCTTTACTTACGAACGGGAACTCCTATCCATCCGATGTCTCCGCTACTAAAACTAATGTGGATGAGGGAATCAGACCCGGATACGTTCCACAAAGCTGCTAAGTTTGTGTCAATCAAAGAGTATATCTTCTATCAGCTATTCGAGCGTTATCTGGTTGATTACTCGATCGCTTCCGCCACAGGCTTGTTCAACTTAAAACAGCTTAACTGGGATAAAGAGGCGATCGCTATCGCAGGGATTCGTCTGGAGCAATTGAGTGAACTTGTGCCAACTACCTACATTCTATGTGGATTGAAGGTACGACATGCCGAAGCAATGGGACTAGCGCCTGACACACCGATTGTGATTGGAGCAAATGATGGTGTTCTGGCAAATTTGGGAGTAGGAGCGATCGCACCCGACCAAACAGCCATCACCATTGGTACTAGTGGTGCAGTACGAACTGTTTCCCACCAGCCAATTACTGACCCGCAAGGACGGACGTTTTGCTATGCCTTAACTGAGAACCATTGGGTAATCGGCGGACCGACCAATAGTGGTGGAATTGTCCTCCGCTGGTTTCGTGACGAGTTCAGTTCGCCGGAAGTAGAAAGGGCAAAACAACTGGGTGTAGACCCCTACGAAGTGATGATTCAAGCCGCTGCTAAAGTGCCGGCGGGGGCGGAGGGATTACTCTGCCTGCCGTTTTTATCCGGGGAGCGAGCGCCGTACTGGAACGCCAAGGCGCGGGGTGTATTCTTTGGGGTTGGACTGCATCACAAACGGGAGCACTTCATTCGCGCTGTGCTTGAAGGGGTTTTATTTGCTGTTTACAGCGTGAACGTCGTCCTCCAAGAGCTAACAGGAGAGTTGAGCGAAATTCGAGCCTCTGGTGGGTTTGCCCGTTCTAAGGAATGGCGACAGATGATGGCCGATCTGTTCGGCTACGAGGTGCTGATGCCAGAAGTTTATGAAGCGAGTGGTTTTGGTGCAGCTGTGCTGGCAATGTATGCCATTGGCGCGATCGCAGAACTGAGCGATGTGCAGCAACTAATCCGGATCTCGTACCGCCATCAGCCAGACCTTCACCTATCGCGCACATATCACGAGCTTTTCTCGCTCTACGAAAGCATCTATCACAGTTTGGCAGACAAATTTAGTCTAAACTCGACTTCCCAGTAG
- a CDS encoding IS5 family transposase → MNSKIAQTLSQLQFKRRFGVQPDTFKHIIKALKPAWRATPKPGAKPKLGIEQRVLIALEYWREYRTYFHIGSSWGVSESTVCRIVHWVEDRLMASGQFRLPGKKQLVRGFGQPAVVVMDVTETPIERPKRHQRWFYSGKKKQHTLKCQLVIEQTTGRIICTYFGKGRRHDFKLFQASGIHFHPQIESLQDKGYQGIQKLHANSHLPHKKPRGGQLTPAQKLDNRALARRRVVIEQTNRCLKIFRILAERYRNRRRRFGLRCNLIAALYNYECSQAA, encoded by the coding sequence ATGAATTCTAAAATAGCTCAAACACTATCACAATTACAATTCAAACGTCGCTTCGGCGTGCAACCAGATACATTCAAGCACATCATCAAAGCTCTCAAACCTGCCTGGAGAGCCACACCAAAACCAGGTGCCAAGCCGAAACTGGGCATTGAACAGCGAGTGCTAATTGCTTTAGAGTATTGGCGGGAGTATCGCACCTACTTCCACATTGGCAGCAGTTGGGGCGTGAGTGAATCAACCGTCTGCCGCATCGTTCATTGGGTTGAAGATAGGTTAATGGCATCAGGACAATTTCGCCTGCCTGGGAAGAAACAGTTGGTGCGTGGATTTGGTCAGCCAGCTGTCGTGGTGATGGATGTGACCGAAACGCCGATTGAACGACCGAAGCGTCACCAACGCTGGTTCTATTCTGGCAAGAAGAAGCAACATACGCTCAAATGCCAACTAGTGATCGAGCAAACAACTGGACGAATTATTTGCACCTACTTTGGTAAAGGACGACGGCATGACTTCAAGCTGTTTCAAGCTTCAGGGATTCACTTCCACCCACAAATCGAAAGCTTGCAAGACAAGGGGTATCAGGGTATCCAAAAGTTACATGCTAACAGTCATCTACCTCACAAGAAGCCTAGAGGCGGACAACTCACGCCGGCGCAAAAGTTAGATAATCGAGCCTTAGCCCGTCGTCGAGTTGTAATTGAGCAAACCAATCGTTGCTTGAAAATCTTCCGCATTCTAGCGGAGCGCTATCGCAACCGGCGGCGGCGCTTCGGGTTGCGCTGTAATCTCATTGCTGCCTTATACAACTACGAATGCTCTCAAGCTGCTTGA
- a CDS encoding sugar porter family MFS transporter gives MSSTTTRRKSNTFYVILIAGAAALGGFLFGFDTAVINGAVAALAIAFNANSVQTGLAVSLALLGSALGAFYAGKIADRYGRVKAMMVASVLFTISAIGSGIAVGIGDFIFWRVLGGIAVGAASVIAPAYIAECSPAHLRGRLGSLQQLAIVVGIFIALLCNYFIAVSAGSAESPFLFGIAAWRWMFWTEIPPAVLYGMSALMIPESPRYLVAQKREPEAAKVLTKILGGNVLAKIEEIRQTVLRERQPRFSDLLRRNGGLLPIVWLGMGLSLFQQFVGINVIFYYSSILWRAVGFSEQDSLWITVITGAVNIITTLIAIAFVDKFGRKPLLLLGSIGMTVSLGTLASIFGTAPLDAAGNPTLSGSAGIAALVAANLYVFCFGFSWGPVVWVMLGEMFNNKIRAAALAVAAAVQWMANFIVSTTFPPILQYFGLGAAYGLYTTAAAISFFFVLFLLKETKGIELEDM, from the coding sequence ATGTCCTCCACTACTACTCGTCGTAAATCCAACACGTTCTATGTGATTTTGATTGCCGGTGCTGCTGCTCTCGGCGGCTTTTTATTCGGTTTTGACACTGCAGTCATTAATGGCGCAGTTGCAGCTCTAGCAATAGCCTTTAACGCCAACAGTGTGCAGACCGGTCTTGCAGTGTCCCTAGCATTGTTGGGGTCTGCTTTAGGAGCCTTCTATGCAGGGAAGATCGCTGACCGTTATGGTCGAGTTAAGGCAATGATGGTAGCTTCGGTGTTGTTTACTATCAGTGCTATTGGCTCCGGGATTGCCGTAGGTATTGGGGATTTTATCTTTTGGCGGGTATTGGGTGGTATTGCCGTCGGCGCTGCTAGCGTGATCGCGCCGGCTTACATTGCAGAGTGTTCTCCCGCCCATTTGCGGGGAAGGCTAGGATCTCTGCAGCAACTAGCGATTGTGGTTGGTATTTTCATTGCACTGCTATGCAACTACTTTATTGCTGTATCAGCGGGTTCAGCTGAGTCACCATTTTTGTTTGGAATCGCTGCTTGGCGCTGGATGTTTTGGACAGAAATTCCTCCAGCCGTGCTCTACGGAATGTCGGCTTTAATGATTCCTGAATCCCCTCGATACTTAGTTGCCCAAAAACGAGAGCCAGAAGCTGCTAAAGTTCTTACCAAAATTTTGGGGGGTAACGTGCTGGCAAAAATCGAAGAAATTCGGCAAACCGTGCTTCGAGAGCGCCAGCCCAGGTTTTCTGACCTCTTACGGAGAAATGGTGGACTTCTCCCCATTGTTTGGCTAGGAATGGGTTTGTCTTTATTCCAGCAATTTGTTGGAATTAACGTGATCTTCTACTACAGCAGCATTTTGTGGCGGGCAGTCGGGTTCTCGGAACAAGATTCTCTCTGGATTACTGTGATTACGGGAGCCGTAAACATTATTACTACGCTGATCGCGATCGCCTTTGTAGATAAGTTTGGTCGCAAGCCCCTGCTCCTGCTAGGGTCGATTGGCATGACAGTGAGCTTAGGGACATTGGCTTCTATTTTTGGAACCGCTCCGCTGGATGCTGCTGGTAACCCTACGCTGAGCGGTTCTGCTGGTATTGCAGCTCTCGTAGCCGCCAACCTCTATGTATTTTGCTTCGGTTTCTCCTGGGGACCAGTGGTATGGGTGATGTTAGGGGAAATGTTTAATAATAAGATTCGAGCTGCTGCACTTGCAGTCGCTGCTGCGGTTCAATGGATGGCAAATTTTATCGTATCCACAACATTTCCTCCTATACTTCAATATTTCGGGCTGGGTGCTGCTTACGGTCTGTATACAACTGCAGCCGCTATCTCGTTCTTTTTCGTCCTGTTTTTGCTCAAGGAGACCAAAGGAATTGAGTTAGAAGACATGTAA